One window of the Klebsiella oxytoca genome contains the following:
- a CDS encoding fimbrial protein, translating to MTRQLSTTSWIYPMIVGAILLLSGGQVTAAEGDTTTINITGTLIDGPQCVIDGNDTIDVKFGDDLITRKVDGTTYKKEIQYGLSCTGLTSNALKLTIRGSLSSFGSGLLLTTKGGLGIRLFSGADGNTVLTPGNYVNFNGETNKPKLWAVPVAQDNTTLTAGSFSGTGTMVIEYQ from the coding sequence ATGACACGCCAACTCTCAACAACATCCTGGATATATCCGATGATCGTCGGAGCCATATTACTACTTTCTGGTGGGCAAGTGACTGCGGCCGAAGGGGACACTACTACCATCAACATCACTGGTACTCTGATTGATGGCCCTCAATGCGTTATTGATGGCAATGACACTATAGACGTGAAATTTGGCGATGACCTGATTACTCGCAAGGTGGACGGTACGACATATAAAAAAGAGATCCAGTATGGACTTTCCTGTACCGGTCTGACCAGCAATGCACTGAAGCTGACTATTCGTGGCTCGTTGTCTAGTTTTGGCTCCGGATTACTGCTCACAACTAAAGGAGGGCTCGGTATCCGCTTATTCAGTGGTGCTGATGGCAATACTGTTTTAACGCCTGGAAATTATGTCAATTTCAATGGGGAAACCAATAAACCAAAACTGTGGGCTGTACCTGTGGCTCAGGATAATACGACATTAACGGCTGGTTCGTTTTCCGGCACTGGCACTATGGTCATTGAGTACCAGTGA
- the dndC gene encoding DNA phosphorothioation system sulfurtransferase DndC, with protein sequence MSFTVNSPPYSAFNKQGLKATVATTIAHIKRLYLSDQIPWVIGYSGGKDSTAVLQLVWSALQELKKEGRCHKDVHVISTDTLVENPIVAMWVEKSLERMIEAKQQQDLPIHPHRLTPDVKDRFWVNLIGKGYPAPRYKFRWCTDRLKISPSNNFINNLVDKKGEAILVLGTRKAESTTRAATMEHYENTETNTRRADGLTANGTLDRVWVYPPIADWTNDDVWIYLNSVSNPWNFPNQELMGMYQGATEGGECPLVVDKSTQSCGDSRFGCYVCTMVSEDKSMSAMIANDEEKEWMYPLLALRNEIDVNDVDHDKKLGKLRRDKSRRDFRRMNGSLTVHITKNGADIVPGPYIQNFREELLEKVLSAQVAVQKMGPVEVKNLELLPLEELEEIRRIWIEEKLEVEDNLPAIYQKVIGKPYPGPRRAHHPILNKTVLDKLKDFCSENNDDEGLMYQQIRAAMVIANRHKSQLRRANLATELADSLEKGAFSSLDEAKTFALERKRLELQIQYDNSPNLSEREKESINEQIAIITRSVKERGYSSLLIETEVVNDDI encoded by the coding sequence ATGAGTTTTACAGTAAACAGTCCTCCTTACTCTGCATTTAACAAACAAGGTCTAAAAGCGACTGTTGCTACCACCATTGCCCATATAAAGAGATTATATTTATCAGATCAAATTCCTTGGGTTATCGGGTACAGTGGAGGTAAAGACTCAACTGCAGTTTTGCAGCTGGTATGGTCTGCGCTACAAGAACTAAAAAAAGAAGGCCGGTGCCATAAAGATGTGCATGTCATAAGCACAGATACACTTGTGGAAAATCCTATTGTTGCTATGTGGGTAGAAAAATCATTAGAACGAATGATTGAAGCAAAACAGCAACAAGATCTTCCTATTCACCCACACCGCCTGACACCTGATGTCAAAGATAGGTTTTGGGTCAATCTTATTGGTAAAGGCTACCCTGCTCCACGCTACAAATTTCGCTGGTGTACTGATCGTCTAAAAATCTCTCCTTCCAATAATTTTATCAATAACTTGGTAGATAAAAAAGGCGAGGCAATTTTAGTCCTAGGTACACGCAAAGCAGAAAGTACAACCCGAGCGGCAACAATGGAGCACTATGAAAATACTGAAACCAACACCCGTCGAGCAGATGGGCTAACGGCAAATGGTACCTTAGATAGAGTTTGGGTATATCCCCCAATTGCCGACTGGACCAATGATGATGTATGGATATATCTGAACTCAGTATCCAACCCCTGGAATTTCCCCAACCAGGAGCTAATGGGTATGTACCAAGGAGCTACGGAAGGTGGTGAGTGCCCACTCGTTGTCGATAAAAGTACCCAAAGTTGTGGTGATAGCCGGTTCGGTTGTTATGTTTGTACTATGGTCTCTGAAGATAAATCCATGTCAGCGATGATTGCTAATGACGAAGAAAAAGAATGGATGTATCCATTATTAGCACTGCGTAATGAAATTGACGTAAACGACGTAGATCATGATAAGAAACTAGGTAAACTACGCAGAGACAAATCTCGTCGTGATTTTCGCCGTATGAATGGCTCTCTAACTGTGCACATAACAAAAAATGGGGCTGATATTGTTCCAGGGCCATATATACAAAACTTTCGTGAAGAATTGCTTGAAAAAGTATTATCAGCGCAAGTAGCCGTGCAAAAAATGGGGCCTGTAGAAGTAAAAAATCTTGAACTATTGCCTTTGGAAGAACTGGAGGAAATACGTCGTATATGGATAGAAGAAAAACTAGAAGTAGAAGATAATCTTCCTGCAATTTACCAAAAAGTAATTGGAAAACCTTACCCTGGCCCACGTCGTGCTCACCACCCTATCCTGAACAAAACAGTATTGGACAAACTCAAAGATTTTTGCTCTGAAAATAACGATGATGAAGGCCTCATGTATCAACAGATACGTGCTGCTATGGTTATTGCCAATAGACATAAAAGTCAGTTGCGGAGAGCAAATTTAGCTACAGAGTTAGCAGATAGTTTAGAAAAAGGGGCATTTTCATCTTTAGATGAGGCTAAAACTTTTGCTCTAGAACGCAAAAGGCTAGAGCTACAAATACAATATGACAACTCACCAAATTTGTCAGAAAGAGAAAAGGAATCTATTAATGAGCAGATTGCAATTATTACTCGTTCAGTCAAAGAACGAGGATATAGCTCATTACTGATTGAAACAGAGGTTGTCAACGATGATATTTAA
- a CDS encoding IS3 family transposase (programmed frameshift) — MRKIRFTEHQIIAVLKSLEAGRTVKDVCREAAISEASYYNWKAKYGGMEAADIKKIKDLEDENRRLKQMFADLSLECRALKDVIEKKPLKPAIKRELVGYLTTQFAMSLRQACRTLSLSRTVYFYQPDTRRDEPVIHTLTELAERYPRYGFKKLFQLLRRQGNTWNHKRVHRIYCLLKLNFRRKVKQRLPVRNPEPLATPQALNQSWSIDFMHDALVCGRRFRTFNVVDDFNREALAIEIDLNIPAQRVVRVLDRIVANRGYPLKMRMDNGPELVSVALAQWAEEHGVQLEFIKPGKPTQNAFIERFNRTYRTEILDFYLFRTLNEAREITGRWLMEYNNERPHESLNNLTPEEYRLMAENPELSKSAWN, encoded by the exons ATGCGTAAGATCCGATTCACCGAGCACCAGATCATCGCCGTCCTGAAGTCCCTCGAAGCGGGCAGGACCGTCAAAGATGTGTGTCGTGAGGCCGCTATTTCCGAAGCCAGCTACTACAACTGGAAGGCAAAGTATGGCGGGATGGAAGCGGCCGATATTAAAAAAATCAAAGATCTTGAAGACGAGAATAGGAGGCTTAAACAGATGTTTGCTGATCTCAGCCTTGAGTGCAGGGCACTTAAAGACGTCATCGAAAAAAAGC CTTTAAAACCAGCGATAAAGCGTGAACTCGTCGGCTATCTGACGACGCAATTTGCCATGAGTTTACGCCAGGCCTGCAGGACGTTATCGCTGAGCAGGACGGTGTATTTTTATCAGCCTGATACCCGGCGTGATGAACCGGTGATCCATACGCTGACTGAGCTGGCAGAACGCTATCCGCGCTACGGTTTTAAGAAGCTGTTCCAGCTGCTGCGCAGGCAGGGCAACACCTGGAACCATAAACGTGTTCACCGGATTTACTGCCTGCTGAAACTGAATTTTCGTCGCAAGGTAAAACAGCGGCTGCCAGTACGTAATCCAGAACCACTGGCGACGCCGCAAGCGTTAAACCAGAGCTGGTCCATCGATTTTATGCATGACGCGCTGGTCTGCGGCAGGCGCTTCCGGACCTTCAATGTGGTGGATGATTTTAACCGTGAAGCACTGGCGATAGAAATCGACCTGAATATCCCGGCTCAGCGTGTCGTCCGGGTACTGGACAGGATAGTGGCAAACCGCGGATATCCGCTGAAAATGCGGATGGACAATGGGCCAGAACTGGTCTCGGTGGCGCTGGCACAATGGGCCGAAGAACATGGCGTGCAGCTCGAATTTATCAAGCCGGGTAAGCCTACACAAAATGCTTTTATCGAACGGTTCAACCGGACATACCGGACAGAAATTCTGGATTTTTATCTGTTCAGAACACTAAATGAAGCACGGGAAATTACCGGGCGCTGGCTGATGGAATATAACAACGAGCGGCCTCATGAATCCCTGAATAACCTGACGCCGGAAGAGTACCGGCTGATGGCTGAAAACCCGGAACTCTCAAAAAGTGCGTGGAACTAA
- the dndA gene encoding cysteine desulfurase DndA, translating into MTVYLDYSATTPVLPEVADLVYSMMVEEYGNAGSRTHEYGVNAKRAVELARHQVAAVVKADKTEVIFTSGATESNNIAILGLRDFAENTGKKHIITSKIEHKAVLEPIAHLEAQGFNVTYLDVTSDGQIDTAQLKRSLREDTVLVSIMHINNETGVIQPIDEVCQLLSEHHAYLHVDAAQSFGKYPFNLENTRIDFISVSGHKLYAPKGIGALVIRRRGYLKSPLKPICFGGGQEKGLRPGTLATPLIAGLGLACEVAMKNADKWFEHVSALKNEFISTITKIGGVINGVNTSPYVLNFSIPGINSEAAMVQLKGVIAVSNGSACTSSSYLPSHVLVAMGMDAERINGSIRVSFGACTQQVPYDDIQKKLKALI; encoded by the coding sequence ATGACTGTTTACCTTGATTACAGTGCAACTACTCCTGTCCTTCCTGAGGTGGCCGATCTTGTCTATAGCATGATGGTTGAAGAGTATGGTAATGCTGGAAGCCGCACACACGAGTATGGGGTTAATGCAAAAAGAGCCGTAGAGTTGGCTCGCCATCAAGTTGCAGCGGTAGTAAAGGCTGATAAAACTGAGGTCATTTTCACTAGCGGTGCGACTGAAAGCAACAATATAGCCATTTTAGGTTTGCGTGATTTTGCTGAGAACACAGGCAAAAAACATATAATCACCAGTAAGATAGAGCATAAAGCTGTATTGGAGCCTATTGCGCATTTAGAAGCGCAAGGTTTTAATGTGACTTATCTTGATGTTACATCAGATGGGCAGATTGATACTGCACAGTTAAAAAGATCATTGCGAGAAGATACAGTGCTCGTATCGATTATGCATATTAACAACGAGACTGGCGTTATTCAGCCTATTGATGAAGTGTGTCAATTGTTGAGTGAGCATCATGCATATTTGCATGTCGATGCGGCACAAAGTTTCGGTAAGTACCCATTCAATCTTGAAAATACACGTATTGATTTCATTAGTGTTAGCGGGCATAAGCTTTACGCACCAAAAGGCATCGGTGCTCTTGTCATACGACGTCGTGGCTATCTTAAATCGCCGCTAAAACCAATATGTTTCGGTGGTGGTCAGGAAAAAGGATTACGGCCTGGTACTTTGGCTACACCGCTAATAGCAGGATTAGGATTGGCTTGTGAGGTGGCTATGAAAAATGCAGATAAATGGTTCGAACATGTTTCTGCATTGAAAAACGAATTTATTTCCACTATCACTAAAATTGGGGGGGTGATTAATGGGGTGAATACTTCACCCTACGTTTTAAATTTTTCTATACCTGGAATTAATTCTGAGGCGGCTATGGTGCAGCTGAAAGGAGTTATTGCAGTTTCAAATGGTTCAGCTTGTACTTCCAGCAGTTATCTCCCATCCCATGTGCTAGTCGCTATGGGAATGGATGCAGAACGGATCAATGGCTCAATCCGAGTATCCTTTGGTGCTTGCACACAACAAGTCCCCTATGACGATATCCAGAAGAAGTTAAAGGCATTGATTTAA
- a CDS encoding fimbrial protein has product MNPIKIPNALLILAFLVSSNVLADATVNFSGTLIEAPPCVVNNNKVITVDFGNEVMTTRLDGTQYRKLIDFDLDCSMAASSKQKIRITGASANFDSTVLAGGKTGLGIALYNGNTRLNVGTWVDFTDPNIPLLYAAPVKQNGVTLSGGPFRVMASLVVEYQ; this is encoded by the coding sequence ATGAACCCAATTAAAATTCCTAATGCATTGCTTATATTGGCATTTCTCGTTAGTTCGAATGTACTTGCCGATGCCACTGTTAACTTCAGTGGCACTCTGATAGAGGCACCCCCGTGTGTGGTAAATAACAACAAGGTCATCACTGTCGACTTTGGTAACGAGGTTATGACTACGCGTCTGGACGGGACGCAATATCGAAAACTTATCGACTTCGATTTAGATTGCAGTATGGCGGCGTCGTCGAAACAGAAGATAAGGATAACGGGTGCCTCGGCAAATTTTGACAGTACAGTACTCGCTGGAGGCAAAACCGGTCTGGGAATAGCTTTGTATAACGGTAACACACGTCTGAACGTCGGTACCTGGGTAGATTTCACCGACCCAAATATACCGTTGTTGTACGCAGCGCCAGTTAAGCAAAATGGTGTGACACTGAGCGGAGGCCCCTTCAGAGTAATGGCGTCTTTGGTTGTGGAGTATCAGTAA
- a CDS encoding molecular chaperone, translating to MNLKVKVSLWPVLLFFITSSVYAALSVERSRVIFNEGDKTVGLSVKNNNAQDPYLAQGWMENEKEEKINSPLMVLPPLQRIEPDGRTMIRIRQVSDTTLLPKDRESVFWLNLREIPPKSDKPNVLMLAMQTRMKVFWRPKGIKVEPILDVVPGTETLTLIRKGEHYEINNPTPYHFSFVEVRSGLHNKALDDFEPTMVSPKDSKTLELPAIRIGNNPTLMFINDYGSARLLPFLCTGTLCRAGKVELPKEG from the coding sequence ATGAATTTGAAGGTGAAGGTCTCTCTATGGCCCGTATTACTTTTTTTTATAACTTCTTCCGTATATGCTGCATTATCGGTAGAACGCTCTCGTGTCATTTTTAATGAAGGAGATAAGACTGTCGGACTGAGTGTAAAAAATAATAATGCTCAGGATCCTTATCTTGCTCAGGGCTGGATGGAGAATGAGAAAGAAGAAAAAATAAATAGTCCGCTGATGGTTTTACCCCCCTTACAGCGTATTGAACCCGATGGTAGAACAATGATCAGAATTAGGCAGGTCTCCGACACTACCTTGCTTCCTAAAGATAGAGAAAGTGTTTTCTGGCTTAACTTACGAGAGATCCCGCCCAAATCTGATAAGCCTAACGTTTTAATGTTAGCCATGCAGACGCGAATGAAAGTTTTCTGGCGCCCAAAGGGAATTAAAGTGGAACCAATTCTTGATGTGGTACCTGGTACTGAAACGCTGACGCTCATCCGTAAGGGGGAACACTATGAGATTAATAATCCAACTCCATACCATTTTTCATTCGTAGAAGTTCGAAGTGGCCTGCACAACAAAGCACTGGACGACTTCGAGCCAACTATGGTTTCTCCAAAAGATTCTAAGACGTTGGAACTACCAGCTATTCGGATTGGAAATAATCCGACATTGATGTTCATAAATGACTATGGAAGTGCACGCCTGTTGCCGTTTCTTTGCACCGGTACTCTCTGCCGGGCGGGAAAAGTGGAATTACCAAAGGAAGGCTGA
- the dndB gene encoding DNA sulfur modification protein DndB, producing the protein MNHIVSGISFPAIRGIQAGHEYYIVMCPLKRLKKIFTLDESMLAESDKAQRVLNHSRIPQIAHYIHSNRLDYTFSAITACIEGQTYFEPIAAEGHGNKIGNLVVDEDAEFYLTDGQHRSAAIQQALEEDPALGDETISVVFFVDKNLKQRQKIFRDLNLYPIPANRSIAVLYGSTPEENLTNHVVESSEFFNGVVEFSSRISKRSAKFFMHSSVHAACMELCPNVTEKNWLQQAEKAVEYWDELARNLPLWQQAKNHQIKPADRANYVLFSAILLKSFAMFGNELLADHTNWKPLLKKFQGLNWARTNRLWMERCFNKGRMDHSVHSALLTLNALKQHLQLPLNIEQQKVEDKFLGIKK; encoded by the coding sequence GTGAACCATATAGTATCTGGAATCAGTTTCCCCGCGATTCGAGGGATTCAAGCTGGGCACGAATACTATATTGTGATGTGTCCCCTCAAAAGACTTAAAAAAATTTTTACATTAGATGAGTCTATGCTGGCAGAAAGTGACAAAGCACAACGAGTGTTAAATCATAGCCGCATCCCGCAGATTGCACATTACATCCATAGCAACAGGCTAGACTACACGTTTTCAGCCATTACAGCTTGCATTGAAGGACAAACATACTTTGAACCAATAGCCGCTGAAGGGCATGGTAACAAGATTGGTAACCTTGTCGTTGATGAAGATGCAGAGTTTTACCTGACTGATGGTCAACATCGCAGTGCAGCTATTCAACAAGCGTTAGAAGAAGATCCCGCACTGGGAGACGAAACCATATCTGTCGTTTTCTTCGTGGATAAAAATCTTAAACAACGCCAAAAAATCTTCCGCGATTTGAACTTGTATCCTATACCGGCCAATAGGTCCATCGCAGTGTTGTATGGCTCTACACCTGAAGAAAATCTGACTAACCATGTAGTAGAAAGTAGCGAGTTTTTTAATGGTGTTGTTGAGTTTTCAAGCCGTATAAGTAAGCGTTCAGCTAAATTTTTCATGCATAGTTCAGTGCATGCTGCATGCATGGAACTTTGTCCTAATGTCACTGAAAAAAATTGGCTGCAACAAGCAGAAAAAGCTGTGGAATATTGGGATGAGCTCGCAAGAAACTTACCTCTCTGGCAGCAAGCAAAAAACCATCAGATCAAGCCAGCAGATAGGGCAAATTATGTGCTATTCAGTGCAATTCTTCTGAAAAGTTTTGCTATGTTCGGCAATGAACTGCTTGCAGATCACACAAACTGGAAGCCTTTGCTGAAAAAATTCCAAGGCTTAAATTGGGCGAGAACAAACAGATTATGGATGGAACGCTGCTTTAATAAAGGTCGAATGGACCATAGCGTACATTCCGCTTTACTGACATTGAACGCTCTAAAACAACATTTACAGTTACCATTAAATATTGAGCAACAAAAAGTCGAAGATAAATTTCTAGGAATCAAAAAATGA
- the dndD gene encoding DNA sulfur modification protein DndD: MIFNKLRIMNFGIYQGEHLIDLEVERDKPIILLGALNGGGKTTFLDAIQLVLYGKHARCSNRVGTAYGAFLSSCKNRFSSPEAEVKLSLTFTHRTEDRVNRYDIERSWYVKGSDTKDKIKVYVDLQPNEHLSQHWDEFVNEFIPLSLSDLFFFDGEKIENLAHPQRSSELVRTGIESLLGLDLLSQLQIDLAQVDKKRSASNVDQNIIAKVEACENEMGQCNAAISDLKKEIVEIEHGISNITIAVNKARQAVRNAGAHLIEKRDELKFELGTIETKLNLNKAELIKLAAGVGPLGLVKDLINETKMQIHLETKATQAKILDEAINIYNEKILNVLKTTSASEKTINHVNNIIIEQAQEQQALANVECFLKTEVGIFNGLEERISQEDKQRQKLKKEQQLLLEQQALLQQQLDTVPDYESVQHLITELAEREANLKSLTAQYKHKKQLLEQTAAKNNILSQRYTNLLAQQNKDTFEQKRTIQVSSHIKKLKITLQNFAEILIRENIDRLQTLVKQKFDILGRKSQLIRQLEICPESFAITLYDTAGNILEAAKLSAGERQLLAIAILWGLAEASGKELPTVIDTPLSRLDGKHRSKLVNYYFPKAGPQVVLLSTDEEIIGEYYQQLKPYISRELHISHDEKSKTSSFKEGYF; the protein is encoded by the coding sequence ATGATATTTAACAAACTGCGAATCATGAATTTCGGTATTTATCAAGGTGAGCACTTGATTGACCTCGAAGTAGAAAGAGATAAACCGATAATCTTATTAGGAGCACTAAATGGTGGAGGTAAAACAACTTTTCTTGATGCTATACAGTTAGTTTTGTACGGTAAACATGCGAGATGCTCTAACCGTGTAGGTACGGCCTATGGTGCATTTTTATCCAGTTGTAAAAATCGTTTTTCATCTCCAGAAGCCGAGGTAAAGTTAAGCTTAACCTTTACACATCGAACAGAAGATAGAGTTAATCGCTACGATATTGAACGCAGCTGGTATGTAAAAGGATCAGATACAAAAGATAAAATTAAAGTGTACGTTGATCTTCAACCAAACGAGCATCTAAGCCAGCATTGGGATGAATTTGTTAACGAATTTATCCCACTCAGTTTATCTGATTTATTCTTCTTTGATGGCGAGAAAATTGAAAACTTGGCACACCCACAACGCTCATCGGAACTAGTCAGAACCGGTATTGAGAGCCTGTTAGGACTTGATTTGCTATCGCAACTGCAAATTGACCTTGCTCAAGTGGATAAAAAACGCAGTGCATCTAATGTTGATCAAAACATTATTGCGAAAGTAGAGGCTTGCGAAAATGAAATGGGTCAGTGTAATGCTGCAATTTCAGATTTGAAAAAAGAAATAGTTGAAATAGAACATGGCATCAGTAATATCACTATTGCTGTGAACAAAGCTCGTCAAGCTGTACGTAATGCTGGTGCCCATCTGATTGAAAAGCGTGATGAACTTAAGTTCGAGTTAGGCACTATTGAAACTAAATTAAACCTAAACAAAGCCGAACTAATTAAATTAGCAGCTGGTGTAGGTCCACTCGGATTAGTGAAAGACCTAATCAATGAAACTAAAATGCAAATTCATCTGGAAACTAAAGCAACCCAAGCAAAAATACTAGATGAAGCAATTAATATTTATAACGAAAAAATCCTAAATGTACTTAAAACCACTTCAGCATCTGAAAAAACCATTAATCACGTTAATAATATTATAATTGAACAAGCGCAAGAGCAACAGGCTCTGGCTAATGTTGAGTGTTTTTTGAAAACGGAAGTGGGTATTTTTAATGGCTTAGAAGAGAGAATTTCTCAAGAAGACAAACAACGACAGAAATTAAAGAAAGAACAACAACTACTACTTGAACAACAAGCCTTACTACAACAACAACTAGATACTGTTCCTGATTATGAATCAGTACAGCATTTAATTACTGAATTAGCTGAACGCGAGGCAAATCTTAAATCCCTCACTGCACAGTACAAACATAAAAAGCAATTACTGGAACAAACAGCTGCAAAAAATAATATTTTGTCACAGCGCTACACTAACTTATTGGCACAACAGAATAAAGATACTTTCGAACAAAAAAGAACTATCCAAGTAAGCAGTCATATTAAAAAATTGAAAATAACTTTGCAAAATTTTGCGGAAATATTAATACGTGAAAATATCGATCGGTTACAGACATTAGTTAAGCAAAAATTTGATATTTTAGGTCGTAAATCACAGCTCATTCGTCAGTTAGAAATTTGCCCTGAAAGCTTTGCTATCACACTTTATGATACAGCAGGCAATATACTTGAAGCAGCCAAACTTTCAGCAGGAGAACGACAGCTTTTAGCAATTGCCATTTTGTGGGGTTTAGCTGAAGCATCAGGTAAGGAACTACCGACTGTTATTGATACCCCGCTTAGTAGATTAGACGGTAAACATCGTAGTAAGTTAGTAAATTACTATTTCCCCAAAGCAGGCCCGCAAGTTGTCCTGCTATCGACTGATGAAGAAATTATTGGTGAGTATTATCAACAGTTAAAACCTTACATAAGCCGTGAACTCCATATTAGTCACGACGAGAAAAGCAAGACCTCTAGCTTTAAAGAAGGATACTTCTGA
- the dndE gene encoding DNA sulfur modification protein DndE, giving the protein MQHIDIIRLSEKQKQQLITLKRKTGIENWNVLCRWALCKSLADPSVPPKENIPSDSNVEMTWRTFAGSEYKIYESIVLLRSKKDLMGENIHDFIKIHISRGLNMLLKTSFI; this is encoded by the coding sequence ATGCAACACATTGATATTATTCGTTTATCTGAAAAACAAAAACAACAACTGATCACTCTTAAACGAAAAACTGGTATCGAAAACTGGAATGTACTATGTCGCTGGGCTCTTTGTAAATCATTAGCTGATCCATCCGTACCACCAAAGGAAAATATTCCCTCAGATAGTAATGTTGAAATGACATGGAGAACATTTGCAGGTAGTGAATACAAGATTTATGAATCAATCGTATTACTTAGAAGCAAAAAAGATTTAATGGGCGAAAATATTCATGATTTCATCAAAATTCATATATCACGTGGGTTGAATATGCTTTTAAAAACATCGTTCATATAG
- a CDS encoding fimbrial protein, which yields MMHNKSKYTACLLAGFVMTFLSSAQAADPENLEFVGTLVTPPSCSISEDGPVYVSFGDVRIKKVEEGNYRKTVPLSLKCEENTLSWQLRLSVRGNAAGFDADNATVVTPEQANLGVKIYQNGQPFKLDEAINVNSTTLPNIEAVLVQRNGVELTEGAFSATATLRAEYQ from the coding sequence ATGATGCACAATAAATCAAAATATACTGCATGTTTACTGGCTGGTTTCGTGATGACTTTCCTGTCGTCTGCTCAGGCTGCTGATCCTGAAAACCTTGAGTTTGTCGGAACCCTCGTAACTCCGCCATCTTGTTCAATAAGTGAAGACGGTCCTGTATATGTTTCGTTCGGTGATGTTCGGATAAAGAAAGTGGAGGAAGGGAATTACCGCAAAACCGTACCGTTATCTCTGAAATGTGAAGAAAACACTCTTTCGTGGCAGTTACGACTAAGTGTGCGCGGTAATGCTGCTGGGTTTGATGCTGATAATGCCACCGTAGTGACGCCTGAACAGGCAAATCTGGGCGTGAAAATTTATCAAAATGGTCAGCCTTTTAAACTGGATGAGGCAATCAATGTCAACAGCACCACATTGCCAAATATTGAAGCCGTTCTTGTTCAGCGCAACGGAGTGGAATTAACGGAGGGGGCGTTCAGTGCCACCGCTACTCTTCGCGCGGAATATCAGTAA
- a CDS encoding HNH endonuclease: protein MERLHQYIEQSLSGFGNVWNAAGIAKQSIIEVPDDVFLGGTSLLKNDINLQWLAWFCESLCNLDECLGEVDQYKIFSLVRRGLIHVNIDPDNPMFLKLCSIISGFMFKRIESVSGRLRQRVTKQNKLDLIESSQGEPRCWICNSKFSMDAIDIFLGRPGNIILPEFVDYMMPRGLIERDLKIEVEHKLPFSKGGGDIDDLSNIALSCGWCNRYKSNLISIYDVGRNLKNYKNDNFVGFSIPEPYWIIRKMALSERCSHPGCTSKRKNNLYIDLINPRGAANPINLKVVCKTHVNDYHHRLVPAINYADCIFSKKNRLI, encoded by the coding sequence ATGGAAAGATTACATCAATATATCGAGCAATCATTAAGCGGATTTGGTAACGTTTGGAATGCCGCAGGAATTGCGAAACAATCAATTATAGAAGTCCCCGATGATGTCTTTTTAGGCGGCACATCATTATTAAAAAATGATATTAACCTGCAATGGTTGGCATGGTTTTGCGAGTCACTCTGTAATTTAGATGAGTGTTTAGGTGAGGTAGATCAGTATAAAATATTTTCCCTTGTAAGAAGAGGATTAATTCATGTCAATATCGATCCGGACAATCCAATGTTTTTGAAGCTATGTAGCATAATATCAGGCTTCATGTTCAAAAGGATAGAAAGTGTCTCTGGAAGACTAAGACAGCGTGTTACTAAACAAAATAAATTAGATCTTATTGAGTCTTCACAAGGTGAACCAAGATGTTGGATATGCAATTCAAAATTTAGTATGGATGCTATTGATATTTTTTTAGGAAGACCTGGGAACATAATTCTACCTGAGTTTGTAGATTATATGATGCCTAGAGGGTTAATTGAAAGAGATCTTAAAATTGAAGTAGAACACAAATTACCCTTTTCTAAAGGAGGAGGAGATATTGATGATCTCAGTAATATTGCGTTGAGCTGTGGATGGTGTAATCGATATAAATCTAATTTAATTTCTATATATGATGTTGGGCGAAATTTAAAAAATTACAAAAATGATAATTTTGTCGGATTTAGTATACCAGAGCCTTATTGGATCATTAGGAAAATGGCTTTATCAGAGCGATGTTCTCATCCTGGCTGTACATCTAAACGAAAAAATAATTTGTATATAGATTTGATTAACCCGCGAGGAGCTGCAAATCCGATAAATCTAAAGGTTGTATGTAAGACTCATGTTAATGATTATCATCACCGTTTAGTACCAGCGATCAACTATGCTGACTGTATCTTTAGCAAAAAAAATAGATTGATATGA